The following proteins are co-located in the Palaemon carinicauda isolate YSFRI2023 chromosome 3, ASM3689809v2, whole genome shotgun sequence genome:
- the LOC137638693 gene encoding uncharacterized protein, translated as MHRFLLSRVYCSSCQASEGGLRTARKLWEEVNIFCPSTCKYSQTVSPKTSLFISRQLHPSLDRVGIKTSVADIPDSSRCELVVMDPPAKSSGENKGKRVRKFSSPLRPCSSKRKAKGGGITSTEPPLICLDDIPLPSNPPTNAKDIPTIDFIPLPPSPPPLPPPLPTPPPPPEHTEMDEVLEEFYVLDTTASGTLFPIPLPPSYVSNKDENPKEARGIPENKPTHSLDNAAESDEISVVYNSDCVLPDQFKNINLVDISQDCPPSPERSADSSPVKIVFEGQWPWVVRSSDDLLGRKRPQVLHQQVRNCHRNANHDLRSLEKSPEPEIDTPGNTSQPDIIPLDPGTSSLFDSISPKVVRFGTRDNVDLDNEEEIIALESPSKKEKKSKKHKKKGKKEMSSEAESKLKDEIADKLKILRQQASSSNVQNVNAIDPDVVDIDDDSFSSSRGAMDMDVEVVELEDSDRESVNAPPAVSPERARVIDENDVDGEPGTSNSNHVGPEVDISTNEFIALGKARLQPLENTEIDIDDEVLQQRQYLEELRKWHTTRCGEEVFIRRKLRKKDTVFTLMSYNVLAQKLLTDNKFLYSECDPNHLEWGYRWALLQYEVQDLNPDVILFQEVQASHYYSHFLPWLTFKGYEGLYKKRTGEKCDGCAIFFKTDKFSLVESCSVEYLQPRAMKVLDRDNIGLIAKLASVASPESQVCVATTHFLYNPRRHDVKLAQAVLLLTELDRISYRGEKNGLTEYCPIILSGDFNSEPHTSLIDLFKEGRLRYEGLSSRTLTQHGNYPILEAEFIPRSLGITDRCQHAVLAQSRFLEQRVGQLFSLSDKRKIEESTISLANSSRVLPKSVGGGGSGHGPTPTGWYSHNFFFNSVYRHYSKNAVEATTFHNKWTSVDYIFYSRVIAPKLGRPVEGNLKLLARYGLLTGKEAARFAPLPSAVCPSDHFPLAAQFLLHGK; from the coding sequence ATGCATCGATTTTTGCTATCTAGAGTTTACTGTAGCAGTTGCCAAGCCAGTGAAGGGGGACTCAGGACCGCTCGTAAATTATGGGAGGAGGTAAACATATTTTGTCCTTCCACATGCAAGTATTCTCAGACAGTTTCTCCAAAGACAAGTCTTTTCATTAGTAGGCAACTTCACCCTTCTCTAGATAGGGTAGGTATAAAGACTTCAGTTGCAGATATACCAGATTCTTCACGTTGTGAACTAGTTGTTATGGATCCTCCGGCCAAGAGTTCGGGCGAAAACAAGGGGAAGCGGGTTCGGAAATTTTCCTCCCCGCTCCGTCCTTGTAGTTCTAAAAGGAAGGCCAAAGGCGGTGGGATCACATCGACGGAGCCTCCGCTAATATGTTTAGATGACATACCTCTCCCATCGAATCCTCCAACAAATGCTAAAGATATTCCAACCATTGACTTCATTCCTTTGCCACCGAGCCCTCCTCCCCTTCCGCCCCCATTGCcgactccccctccccctccagaaCATACGGAGATGGACGAAGTTTTAGAAGAGTTTTATGTCCTTGACACAACAGCATCAGGGACGTTGTTTCCGATTCCTCTCCCACCGAGCTACGTGTCAAATAAAGACGAAAACCCAAAAGAGGCTAGGGGAATCCCTGAAAATAAGCCAACTCATTCTCTCGATAACGCCGCTGAATCCGACGAGATTTCGGTGGTTTACAATAGCGACTGCGTTTTACCCGACCAGTTTAAAAACATCAATCTAGTCGATATCAGTCAAGATTGCCCGCCAAGTCCAGAGAGGTCGGCGGATAGCAGTCCGGTAAAAATTGTTTTCGAGGGGCAATGGCCTTGGGTGGTTAGATCTTCTGATGATCTTTTAGGGAGAAAGAGACCCCAAGTATTACATCAGCAAGTGAGGAACTGTCACCGCAATGCAAATCACGACTTGAGGTCCCTGGAAAAGAGTCCGGAGCCAGAAATAGACACGCCAGGAAATACGTCCCAGCCAGATATAATTCCGCTCGACCCAGGTACGAGCTCTCTCTTCGACAGTATCAGTCCAAAAGTTGTACGGTTTGGTACGAGAGACAACGTTGATTTAGACAACGAAGAGGAAATCATAGCCTTAGAATCTCCATCAAAGAAGGAGAAGAAgtctaaaaagcacaagaaaaaggggaagaaagaaatGAGCAGTGAGGCTGAAAGTAAGTTAAAAGATGAAATAGCAGACAAGCTGAAGATTTTACGCCAGCAAGCAAGTTCTTCGAATGTCCAGAACGTTAATGCAATAGACCCCGATGTTGTTGATATTGATGATGACAGCTTCTCGAGTAGTAGAGGTGCGATGGATATGGATGTGGAAGTGGTCGAGTTGGAAGATTCCGATCGTGAAAGTGTAAATGCCCCTCCTGCTGTCTCGCCAGAGAGGGCCAGGGTGATAGATGAAAATGACGTGGATGGAGAACCGGGCACCTCAAATTCTAACCATGTTGGACCAGAGGTTGATATCAGTACAAATGAATTTATTGCTCTTGGAAAGGCAAGACTGCAGCCCTTAGAAAACACAGAAATCGACATAGATGATGAAGTTTTGCAACAAAGACAATACCTAGAGGAGTTGAGAAAGTGGCATACAACACGTTGCGGGGAAGAGGTTTTCATCCGGCGTAAACTAAGGAAGAAAGATACCGTGTTCACCTTGATGTCCTATAATGTCTTGGCACAGAAGCTTTTGACAGATAATAAATTTCTGTACTCGGAGTGTGATCCGAACCATCTTGAATGGGGATATAGGTGGGCATTGCTACAGTACGAAGTGCAGGATTTGAACCCGGACGTAATACTGTTTCAGGAAGTGCAGGCTTCTCATTATTACAGTCATTTTCTTCCCTGGCTGACTTTCAAGGGTTACGAAGGTCTGTATAAGAAACGAACGGGTGAAAAGTGCGACGGATGTGCAATATTTTTCAAGACGGACAAGTTCTCCTTAGTCGAATCTTGCTCGGTAGAATACCTGCAGCCAAGAGCTATGAAAGTCCTGGATCGAGACAACATAGGACTTATAGCGAAACTGGCCTCCGTTGCCTCTCCCGAATCTCAGGTTTGCGTCGCTACGACCCACTTCTTGTATAACCCCAGAAGACACGATGTGAAGTTGGCCCAGGCAGTTCTGCTCCTGACAGAGTTGGACCGCATCAGTTACAGAGGGGAGAAGAATGGCCTCACGGAATACTGCCCCATAATTCTATCGGGAGACTTCAACTCTGAACCTCACACGTCTCTGATAGACCTGTTTAAGGAAGGTCGCTTGCGCTACGAAGGTCTGTCGTCTCGCACTCTCACCCAACACGGAAACTATCCGATCCTGGAGGCAGAATTTATTCCTCGTTCGTTGGGTATTACCGACAGGTGTCAACACGCAGTTCTAGCCCAGAGTAGATTTCTGGAGCAAAGAGTAGGACAGTTGTTTTCTCTCTCAGACAAGAGAAAAATCGAAGAATCCACGATCAGCCTGGCAAATTCTAGTCGCGTCCTTCCAAAATCCGTAGGTGGTGGAGGATCAGGCCATGGGCCAACACCAACAGGGTGGTACTCtcacaatttcttttttaattctgttTATCGTCATTATTCCAAGAACGCCGTAGAAGCCACTACGTTTCACAACAAATGGACCTCTGTGGATTATATATTTTATTCGAGGGTCATCGCCCCGAAACTTGGCCGACCAGTTGAAGGAAATTTAAAGCTTCTGGCCAGATATGGGCTCCTGACAGGAAAGGAAGCTGCCAGATTTGCACCCCTGCCCTCGGCTGTCTGTCCCTCGGATCATTTTCCTCTGGCAGCTCAGTTTTTGTTACACGGGAAGTGA